The Halorhabdus sp. BNX81 genome includes a region encoding these proteins:
- a CDS encoding mannonate dehydratase, with protein sequence MDTALMLPPHPDERWTFAKQLGVDTAVVRFWGVEGEWWDYDTLMQTKSRFEDHGFSLDVVEDRPPMEKTVLGKEGRDEEIEAVKQLLRNMGRLDIDVYSWVWTELPLGVIRTSDSLPGRGGSKRIGYDHKWMEQAEDHPEAGITEEELWDNLEYFLNEVVPVAEEAGVKMALHPDDPPLSPVRGVPRIVTSLEDYERILDLYDSPNHGVNFCQGNFGAMEVDTEEAIEALAEKIHFVHFRDVEGTPDSFAETWHDDGPTDMLSTMQTYADVGFDGPIRPDHVPRMVGEEDREETMAGYTDMGRLFAVGYMKGLLEAVEE encoded by the coding sequence ATGGATACAGCACTGATGCTCCCGCCGCATCCCGACGAGCGCTGGACCTTCGCCAAGCAACTCGGCGTCGACACCGCCGTCGTGCGCTTCTGGGGCGTCGAGGGCGAGTGGTGGGACTACGACACGCTGATGCAGACCAAGAGCCGCTTCGAGGACCACGGCTTCTCGCTGGATGTCGTCGAGGACCGCCCGCCGATGGAGAAGACGGTCTTGGGTAAGGAGGGCCGCGACGAGGAGATCGAGGCCGTCAAGCAGCTGCTGCGGAACATGGGCCGGCTCGACATCGACGTCTACAGCTGGGTGTGGACGGAGCTCCCGCTGGGCGTTATTCGAACCTCCGACTCGCTACCCGGCCGCGGCGGCTCCAAGCGGATCGGCTACGATCACAAGTGGATGGAGCAGGCCGAAGACCACCCCGAGGCCGGCATCACCGAGGAAGAGCTCTGGGACAACCTGGAGTACTTCCTGAACGAGGTCGTCCCCGTCGCCGAGGAGGCCGGCGTCAAGATGGCGCTGCACCCGGACGACCCGCCGCTGTCGCCGGTCCGTGGCGTCCCACGGATCGTCACCTCCCTCGAAGATTACGAGCGCATTCTGGACCTCTATGACAGCCCGAACCACGGCGTCAACTTCTGTCAGGGCAACTTCGGGGCGATGGAAGTCGACACCGAGGAGGCGATCGAGGCGCTCGCCGAGAAGATCCACTTCGTCCACTTCCGGGACGTCGAGGGGACGCCCGACTCCTTCGCCGAGACCTGGCACGACGACGGGCCGACGGACATGCTCTCGACCATGCAGACCTACGCCGACGTCGGCTTTGATGGGCCGATCCGGCCGGATCACGTCCCGCGGATGGTCGGCGAGGAGGACCGCGAGGAGACGATGGCCGGCTACACCGACATGGGCCGGCTGTTCGCTGTCGGCTACATGAAGGGACTGCTCGAGGCCGTCGAGGAATAG
- a CDS encoding SDR family NAD(P)-dependent oxidoreductase, protein MTDQFEDKAVIVTGASSGLGRAIAKRFGEAGANVTNADIQPDPQTGGTPTHEAINEADNDGEAKYVETDVSSKEDVQVAVDATVEEYGSLDVMVNNAGVTKIAPAEEMDLDDWRWVIDVNLTGVFIGSQIAGQQMLEQEDGGSIVNMASMMGEMGLQKRSPYCAAKGGVINLTRTLAVEWAADDIYVNALAPGYIYTDITEQTQDSADYSNEDIRRRTPVGRYGTPEEMAENILFLARDDHFVTGEVLHADGGWSADGWGYRE, encoded by the coding sequence ATGACAGATCAATTTGAAGACAAGGCAGTTATCGTCACTGGCGCGTCCTCGGGGCTCGGGCGTGCGATCGCGAAACGCTTCGGGGAAGCCGGCGCGAACGTCACGAACGCGGACATCCAGCCGGACCCCCAGACCGGGGGGACGCCGACCCACGAGGCTATCAACGAGGCCGACAACGACGGCGAGGCCAAGTACGTCGAGACCGACGTCTCCTCGAAGGAGGATGTCCAGGTCGCCGTCGACGCCACTGTCGAGGAATACGGCAGTCTCGACGTGATGGTTAACAATGCTGGCGTGACTAAGATCGCCCCCGCCGAGGAGATGGACTTAGACGACTGGCGGTGGGTCATCGACGTCAACCTCACGGGCGTGTTCATCGGCAGCCAGATCGCCGGCCAGCAGATGCTCGAACAGGAGGATGGCGGCTCGATCGTCAACATGGCGTCGATGATGGGCGAGATGGGGCTCCAGAAGCGCTCGCCGTACTGCGCGGCCAAGGGCGGGGTCATCAACCTCACGCGGACGCTCGCCGTCGAGTGGGCAGCCGACGATATCTACGTGAACGCCCTCGCCCCGGGCTACATCTACACTGACATCACGGAACAGACCCAGGACTCTGCCGATTACTCCAACGAGGACATCCGCCGACGGACGCCGGTCGGTCGCTACGGGACGCCCGAGGAGATGGCCGAGAACATCCTCTTCCTGGCCCGTGACGATCACTTCGTCACTGGCGAAGTTCTCCACGCTGACGGCGGCTGGAGTGCCGACGGCTGGGGCTACCGGGAGTAG
- a CDS encoding glycoside hydrolase family 3 N-terminal domain-containing protein gives MTDSDIIQDSTAPTERRIDAILAEMTLEEKAAQLSGIPPKQIGVIPEKEMLDEDGEIDDDVVEEYLGNGIGHLTQIASQGLLDPEDAAEMINTFQEYLVEETRLGIPAIEHEECLTGYRGPGGTIFPQSIGLASTWSPALVESITDSIRKRLAAVGAVQALSPVLDVSRDMRWGRVEETYGEDPQLVGALGAAYVSGLQNDGDGIDATLKHFAAHGSGEGGKNRSSVQIGERELREVHLYPFEVAVQEADARAVMNAYHDIDGVPCASSEWLLTDVLRGEWGFDGHVVADYFSVDLLKTEHGIADTQREAGVAALEAGLDIELPATDCYGENLVEAVEAGELSEATVDTAVRRVLRAKIESGVFDDPYVDPEAASEPFDTDEGTELAARAARESMTLLENDDLLPLSPEELDSVALVGPQADDGRGQVGDYTHAARFDTEEDGDFESVTPRDALEAKGETAGFDVEYVEGATTTGPSTEGFDAAADAVENADVAVACVGARSDIDFADRENPAELPDVPTSGENCDVTDLELPGVQAELIDRLAETETPLIVVQVSGKPHAIPEIAETVPALLHAWLPGQEGGTAIADVLFGEYNPSGHLPVSIPKSVGQQPVYYSRKPNSANEEHVYMDGEPLYSFGYGLSYTDFEYGDLELEEGTVAPMGSLSASVTITNAGERAGDDVVQLYQHAENPSQARPVQELLGFERVHLEPGESKRVTFTFDATQLAYHDFDMNLAVEEGPYELRVGESAAEIVDTADFEVTDTKVVPRSARTYLTETSVERVE, from the coding sequence ATGACTGACTCCGATATCATTCAGGACTCGACGGCACCGACGGAACGCCGGATCGACGCGATACTCGCGGAGATGACCCTCGAAGAGAAGGCCGCCCAGTTGAGCGGGATTCCCCCGAAGCAGATCGGCGTGATCCCCGAGAAAGAGATGCTCGACGAGGACGGTGAGATCGACGATGACGTGGTCGAGGAGTATCTCGGAAACGGGATCGGCCACCTGACCCAGATCGCCAGTCAGGGACTGCTCGATCCCGAAGACGCGGCCGAGATGATCAACACCTTCCAGGAGTATCTCGTCGAGGAGACGCGGCTGGGCATCCCCGCGATCGAACACGAGGAGTGTCTGACCGGCTACCGGGGTCCTGGCGGAACCATTTTCCCGCAGTCGATCGGGCTGGCGAGTACGTGGTCGCCGGCGCTCGTCGAATCGATCACGGACTCGATCCGCAAACGACTTGCGGCAGTCGGCGCGGTCCAGGCGCTCTCGCCGGTGCTCGACGTCTCCCGGGACATGCGGTGGGGCCGCGTCGAGGAGACGTACGGTGAGGACCCACAGCTCGTCGGTGCGTTGGGTGCCGCTTACGTCTCGGGGCTCCAGAACGACGGCGACGGGATCGACGCGACGCTGAAGCACTTCGCGGCCCACGGAAGCGGTGAAGGCGGCAAGAACCGCTCGTCGGTCCAGATCGGCGAGCGCGAATTGAGAGAGGTACATCTCTACCCCTTCGAGGTCGCGGTTCAGGAGGCCGACGCCAGGGCCGTGATGAACGCGTATCACGACATCGACGGCGTCCCGTGTGCGAGTTCCGAGTGGCTGCTGACGGATGTCCTTCGCGGCGAGTGGGGCTTCGATGGCCACGTCGTCGCGGACTACTTCAGCGTGGACTTGCTCAAGACCGAGCACGGGATCGCCGACACCCAGCGCGAGGCCGGCGTTGCCGCACTGGAGGCAGGCCTCGATATCGAACTCCCGGCGACCGACTGCTACGGCGAGAACCTCGTCGAGGCCGTCGAGGCGGGCGAGTTGAGCGAGGCGACGGTCGACACCGCTGTCCGTCGAGTGCTCCGGGCGAAGATCGAATCCGGCGTCTTCGACGACCCGTACGTCGACCCGGAGGCTGCGTCCGAGCCGTTCGACACCGACGAGGGGACCGAGCTCGCCGCCCGGGCCGCCCGCGAGTCGATGACGTTGCTCGAAAACGACGATCTCCTGCCGCTCTCGCCCGAGGAACTTGACTCGGTCGCGCTCGTCGGGCCGCAGGCCGACGACGGCCGGGGCCAGGTCGGCGATTACACCCACGCCGCCCGCTTCGACACCGAGGAAGACGGCGATTTCGAGAGTGTCACACCACGAGACGCCCTCGAAGCCAAAGGCGAGACGGCCGGCTTCGACGTCGAGTACGTCGAAGGAGCCACCACGACCGGCCCCTCGACCGAGGGGTTCGACGCGGCCGCCGATGCCGTCGAAAACGCCGACGTCGCCGTCGCGTGTGTCGGCGCACGCTCGGACATCGACTTCGCGGACCGTGAGAACCCCGCCGAACTGCCCGACGTCCCGACCAGCGGCGAGAACTGCGACGTCACGGACCTCGAACTGCCGGGCGTCCAGGCGGAACTGATCGACCGTCTCGCCGAGACCGAGACGCCACTTATCGTCGTCCAGGTGAGCGGCAAACCCCACGCGATCCCGGAGATCGCCGAGACTGTCCCGGCCCTGCTGCACGCCTGGCTACCGGGCCAGGAAGGCGGCACCGCCATCGCGGACGTACTCTTCGGCGAGTACAACCCGAGCGGGCATCTGCCGGTGTCGATCCCCAAATCAGTCGGGCAGCAACCGGTCTACTACAGCCGCAAGCCAAACTCGGCCAACGAGGAGCACGTCTACATGGACGGCGAACCGCTGTACTCCTTTGGCTACGGGCTCTCCTACACCGACTTCGAGTACGGCGATCTCGAACTCGAGGAGGGAACGGTCGCGCCGATGGGCAGCCTGTCGGCGAGCGTCACCATCACGAACGCCGGCGAGCGGGCAGGCGACGACGTCGTCCAGCTCTACCAGCACGCCGAGAACCCGAGCCAGGCCCGTCCCGTCCAGGAACTGCTCGGCTTCGAGCGTGTCCATCTCGAACCCGGCGAGTCAAAGCGGGTCACGTTCACCTTCGACGCGACGCAACTCGCCTACCACGACTTCGATATGAACCTCGCTGTCGAGGAAGGTCCCTACGAACTCCGCGTCGGGGAATCCGCAGCCGAGATCGTCGACACTGCTGATTTCGAAGTTACGGACACGAAGGTCGTCCCGCGGTCCGCTCGGACGTATCTTACGGAGACGAGCGTCGAGAGAGTAGAGTAA
- a CDS encoding nucleotidyltransferase domain-containing protein, whose product MSENTKQGIKACIDVRPESDVDVFRIEAADQILRLLADAHETEFTIAELVDVTGAARSTVWRAVDLLDSIGVVRIRETPQRNYVAIDPERLRKNDPILAIEQPGFHAPVRTFVQRVREAVEGADAIEDLVGIVVFGSVARGTADRQSDIDLFVVIEGDRTTARRLVTDVVAALREERFHGDRFDFEPYVESAASAQRAGEKLQDIFEEGLTVYGDDRLQSIRKAVFADE is encoded by the coding sequence GTGTCCGAGAATACAAAACAAGGGATAAAAGCCTGCATCGATGTCCGTCCAGAGAGCGATGTCGACGTCTTCCGCATCGAGGCGGCTGACCAGATACTCCGTCTCCTGGCGGACGCTCACGAGACGGAATTCACGATCGCCGAACTCGTCGACGTGACCGGGGCCGCCCGATCGACCGTCTGGCGGGCTGTCGATCTCCTCGACAGCATCGGCGTCGTTCGCATCAGGGAAACGCCACAGCGGAACTACGTCGCCATCGACCCGGAGCGACTCCGGAAAAACGACCCGATCCTCGCCATCGAACAGCCCGGGTTCCACGCCCCGGTGCGAACGTTCGTCCAGCGAGTCCGGGAGGCGGTCGAGGGGGCCGACGCCATCGAAGACCTGGTGGGGATCGTCGTCTTTGGGAGTGTCGCCCGGGGGACCGCCGACAGACAGAGTGATATCGATCTGTTCGTCGTCATCGAAGGCGATCGAACGACGGCGAGAAGACTAGTGACTGATGTTGTCGCTGCCCTCCGTGAGGAGCGTTTCCACGGCGATCGATTCGACTTCGAGCCGTACGTCGAATCAGCCGCGAGTGCCCAACGGGCCGGAGAAAAACTGCAGGATATCTTCGAAGAGGGCCTCACTGTCTACGGTGACGATCGGCTGCAGTCCATCCGCAAGGCGGTGTTCGCCGATGAGTAG
- a CDS encoding Rrf2 family transcriptional regulator has product MNDQSQPEEFADVNEVVEDEWEAETTPYERIRHVVAHAYSPVSADAVAEDALTTPKTARKHLETLAEEGFVETSPGEHGGTLYCRSPESLVVEQAADILEHVSTDELVTRVTEMRERLNEYRTEYGVDSPEELAVERTNQTLSESGSAGQEIDPETVRDWKTLRRNLAFANAALSIGTAEQFVGEDDRSTDESIPA; this is encoded by the coding sequence ATGAACGATCAAAGTCAACCGGAAGAGTTCGCGGATGTCAACGAGGTGGTCGAAGACGAATGGGAGGCCGAGACGACTCCCTACGAACGCATCCGGCACGTCGTCGCCCACGCGTACTCCCCGGTCTCGGCCGATGCAGTCGCCGAAGACGCGCTAACGACCCCGAAGACGGCGCGAAAACACCTCGAGACGCTCGCCGAGGAGGGGTTCGTCGAGACGTCGCCAGGCGAGCATGGCGGCACGCTGTATTGCCGGTCCCCGGAATCACTCGTCGTCGAACAGGCCGCGGACATCCTCGAGCACGTCTCGACTGACGAACTCGTCACGCGGGTCACCGAGATGCGTGAGCGACTCAACGAGTACCGCACCGAGTACGGCGTCGATTCCCCGGAAGAACTCGCCGTCGAGCGGACGAATCAAACGCTGTCCGAGTCTGGTTCCGCCGGGCAGGAGATCGATCCGGAAACGGTCCGTGACTGGAAGACGCTCCGTCGAAACCTCGCGTTCGCGAACGCTGCCCTCTCGATCGGGACCGCCGAGCAGTTCGTCGGCGAGGACGATCGCTCGACTGACGAGAGCATTCCCGCCTGA